In Temnothorax longispinosus isolate EJ_2023e chromosome 10, Tlon_JGU_v1, whole genome shotgun sequence, a single window of DNA contains:
- the Prp4k gene encoding uncharacterized protein Prp4k isoform X4: MGTSDLEGAECKQEPLELDSDADGVIDQRKKKKRKHKHHKHKKEKLIEKDDERLDKQERRKHKKHKRQKKDRNMENGTMEEKLISNVVHKGIGMNGKTKTSSVLEVVSTEESEDEKLVDLDSDEVDCTIIEDDIDLEELMKQKERLQACLVQYLSDESEKGDENKELQGEEEEEEETKTTIETPDVILVEDDSDTDDVPPKKRGRSKSGSRERKKVLKTERRVIVDMTRDRKTREQHKDKRRDFDRKRDEKVRLREEGGKREETRRDDRSSRKTNERQKEDTRKDESNRKADDDQQRRKDLSRRDETRKRESDRREENRKREQPIRHGSKTHNNEAKNSDSKSRDRLESRERQDSRDRHISHDRRSRDRLSSREPRRHASRDKRDSKSKDRYGNRDRHDGSRDRRDARYHDHRIEDRSRSTARRSRSPTRTRSERERNDRYKRSRSPSRSRRDRDKQQVRDHGRDRDKDRERNSKRERSDKYKDSLSEGLKVEHSDSSSEEDIKDIDIEEEEDEEAIIERRRKQREELLKRLSGPNEDSNMSADINVAGSPESQSNISQKSVEMPSHNNESVLESHTPPLPTEKLESPPPAKKRKSRFEDTSLNESDKTGNIKTSERFKQEEKQTSKKSNEWDMFAEADNIGDFNSPTLEGKRQGGPDNPSLTDNWDDAEGYYRVRVGETLDARYVVYGYTGQGVFSNVVRARDSARGNLDVAVKIIRNNEIMHRTGLKELEILRKLNDADPEDRFHCLRLFRHFFHKNHLCMVFEPLAMNLREVLKKYGKDVGLHVKAVRSYTQQLFLALKLLKRANILHADIKPDNILVSESKLVLKLCDFGSASHAHENEITPYLVSRFYRAPEINVSSIQIIVKCGRTFQGPLAPIPLQGIHGGLPGILSTSIFQYICSVQFNDEVISRTKIPSL, translated from the exons ATGGG CACGTCAGATTTGGAGGGTGCTGAATGTAAGCAAGAACCCTTGGAATTAGATTCTGATGCAGATGGAGTGATTGAtcaaaggaagaaaaagaagcgaAAACATAAGCATCATAAGCAtaagaaggaaaaattaattgaaaaagacGACGAACGATTGGATAAGCAAGAAAG ACGGAAACACAAGAAACACAAGAGAcagaaaaaagatagaaatatgGAGAACGGTACCATGGAAGAGAAATTGATCTCCAATGTGGTACATAAAGGAATTGGTATGAATGGGAAAACAAAAACTTCCTCCGTATTGGAGGTTGTTTCTACAGAAGAAAGTGAAGATGAAAAATTGGTTGATCTTGATTCCGATGAGGTGGATTGTACCATCATAGAAGATGATATTGATCTTGAAGAATTAATGAAACAAAAG GAACGATTGCAAGCGTGTTTAGTACAATATCTCTCGGATGAATCCGAAAAGGGTGATGAAAACAAAGAGTTACAaggagaggaggaagaagaagaagaaacaaaaacaaCAATAGAGACACCTGATGTGATACTCGTAGAAGATGATAGCGATACTGATGATGTACCACCAAAGAAACGAGGTAGAAGTAAATCAGGCAGTAGAGAACGTAAGAAAGTGTTAAAAACCGAAAGACGTGTTATAGTTGATATGACTAGAGACAGAAAAACCCGCGAACAACACAAAGATAAGAGAAGAGATTTTGATAGGAAAAGAGACGAGAAAGTCCGCCTTAGAGAGGAAGgagggaaaagagaagaaactcGAAGAGACGACAGATCTTCACGAAAAACTAACGAAAGGCAGAAAGAAGATACGAGAAAAGACGAATCCAATAGAAAAGCAGACGATGATCAACAGAGACGTAAAGATTTATCAAGAAGAGACGAGACACGGAAAAGAGAATCAGACAGACG aGAAGAGAACCGAAAACGAGAGCAGCCCATCCGTCATGGTTCAAAAACTCATAACAACGAGGCGAAAAATTCAGATAGCAAGAGCCGCGACAGGCTGGAAAGTCGCGAACGCCAAGACAGCCGAGATCGTCACATTAGTCACGATCGACGCAGTCGTGACAGATTATCGAGCAGAGAGCCTCGCCGTCATGCTAGTCGCGACAAGAGGGATAGTAAAAGCAAAGATCGATATGGAAATAGAGATCGACATGATGGTAGTCGCGATCGACGAGACGCCCGGTATCACGACCATCGAATTGAAGATCGGTCTCGCAGTACCGCAAGAAGATCACGTAGTCCTACTCGAACCAGATCGGAAAGAGAACGAAACGATCGATATAAGAGGTCCAGGTCTCCTTCTCGAAGTCGCAGAGATCGAGACAAGCAACAAGTCAGGGATCATGGTAGGGATCGCGATaaggatagagagagaaatagcaAGCGAGAACGCAGCGATAAATATAAGGATTCTTTATCGGAAGGTCTCAAGGTAGAACATTCGGATAGCTCGAGCGAAGAGGACATCAAAGATATCGATatcgaggaagaagaagatgaagaagcTATTATAGAACGTCGACGAAAACAAAGAGAAGAATTGCTCAAA AGACTAAGTGGACCAAATGAAGATTCAAATATGTCTGCCGACATCAATGTCGCGGGTTCTCCAGAAAGCCAATCtaatatatcacaaaaatcTGTAGAGATGCCATCCCATAACAATGAATCCGTTTTGGAGAGCCATACTCCACCACTGCCCACAGAGAAACTAGAGTCTCCGCCTCCAGCCAAAAAGAGAAAGTCTAGATTCGAGGATACGTCGTTAAATGAGTCTGACAAAACGGGGAACATCAAGACATCTGAAAGGTTTAAACAGGAAGAAAAGCAAACTTCAAAAAAATCCAATGAATGGGACATGTTTGCGGAAGCAGATAATATCGGAGATTTTAAT AGCCCTACACTTGAAGGAAAACGTCAAGGAGGACCTGACAATCCTAGTTTAACAGATAATTGGGACGACGCCGAAGGATATTATCG AGTGCGCGTTGGAGAAACGCTAGATGCGCGATACGTAGTCTATGGATATACGGGACAAGGAGTATTTAGTAACGTAGTGAGAGCAAGAGACAGCGCTAGAGGAAATTTGGACGTAGCTGTGAAGATTATAAGAAACAATGAAATAAT GCATAGAACTGGTTTAAAGGAGCTAGAAATTCTTAGAAAGCTGAACGACGCTGATCCAGAGGATAGATTTCACTGCTTGCGTCTATTCAGGCATTTCTTTCACAAAAATCATTTGTGTATGGTTTTCGAACCTTTAGCTATGAATTTAAGAGAA GTTTTAAAGAAGTATGGCAAAGACGTTGGCTTACACGTTAAAGCGGTAAGGTCGTATACGCAGCAACTTTTTCTAGCACTAAAGTTATTAAAGCGTGCGAATATTCTACATGCTGACATCAAACCGGATAATATTCTAGTCAGTGAAAGCAAACTAGTGCTGAAACTCTGTGATTTTGGTTCCGCATCGCACGCCCACGAAAATGAAATAACACCATATTTAGTTTCAAGATTTTATCGTGCGCCCGAAATTA
- the Prp4k gene encoding uncharacterized protein Prp4k isoform X3, with amino-acid sequence MGTSDLEGAECKQEPLELDSDADGVIDQRKKKKRKHKHHKHKKEKLIEKDDERLDKQERRKHKKHKRQKKDRNMENGTMEEKLISNVVHKGIGMNGKTKTSSVLEVVSTEESEDEKLVDLDSDEVDCTIIEDDIDLEELMKQKERLQACLVQYLSDESEKGDENKELQGEEEEEEETKTTIETPDVILVEDDSDTDDVPPKKRGRSKSGSRERKKVLKTERRVIVDMTRDRKTREQHKDKRRDFDRKRDEKVRLREEGGKREETRRDDRSSRKTNERQKEDTRKDESNRKADDDQQRRKDLSRRDETRKRESDRREENRKREQPIRHGSKTHNNEAKNSDSKSRDRLESRERQDSRDRHISHDRRSRDRLSSREPRRHASRDKRDSKSKDRYGNRDRHDGSRDRRDARYHDHRIEDRSRSTARRSRSPTRTRSERERNDRYKRSRSPSRSRRDRDKQQVRDHGLKVEHSDSSSEEDIKDIDIEEEEDEEAIIERRRKQREELLKRLSGPNEDSNMSADINVAGSPESQSNISQKSVEMPSHNNESVLESHTPPLPTEKLESPPPAKKRKSRFEDTSLNESDKTGNIKTSERFKQEEKQTSKKSNEWDMFAEADNIGDFNSPTLEGKRQGGPDNPSLTDNWDDAEGYYRVRVGETLDARYVVYGYTGQGVFSNVVRARDSARGNLDVAVKIIRNNEIMHRTGLKELEILRKLNDADPEDRFHCLRLFRHFFHKNHLCMVFEPLAMNLREVLKKYGKDVGLHVKAVRSYTQQLFLALKLLKRANILHADIKPDNILVSESKLVLKLCDFGSASHAHENEITPYLVSRFYRAPEIILGIPYDFGIDMWSVGCTIYELYTGKIMFSGKTNNQMLKYFMDLKGKMPNKLIRKGSFKDQHFDSNCNFLYHEVDKVTEREKIVVMSTLPATRDLSAELGGNSLPPEQNRKVGQLKDLLERTLMLDAGKRITVNHALAHPFIQEKI; translated from the exons ATGGG CACGTCAGATTTGGAGGGTGCTGAATGTAAGCAAGAACCCTTGGAATTAGATTCTGATGCAGATGGAGTGATTGAtcaaaggaagaaaaagaagcgaAAACATAAGCATCATAAGCAtaagaaggaaaaattaattgaaaaagacGACGAACGATTGGATAAGCAAGAAAG ACGGAAACACAAGAAACACAAGAGAcagaaaaaagatagaaatatgGAGAACGGTACCATGGAAGAGAAATTGATCTCCAATGTGGTACATAAAGGAATTGGTATGAATGGGAAAACAAAAACTTCCTCCGTATTGGAGGTTGTTTCTACAGAAGAAAGTGAAGATGAAAAATTGGTTGATCTTGATTCCGATGAGGTGGATTGTACCATCATAGAAGATGATATTGATCTTGAAGAATTAATGAAACAAAAG GAACGATTGCAAGCGTGTTTAGTACAATATCTCTCGGATGAATCCGAAAAGGGTGATGAAAACAAAGAGTTACAaggagaggaggaagaagaagaagaaacaaaaacaaCAATAGAGACACCTGATGTGATACTCGTAGAAGATGATAGCGATACTGATGATGTACCACCAAAGAAACGAGGTAGAAGTAAATCAGGCAGTAGAGAACGTAAGAAAGTGTTAAAAACCGAAAGACGTGTTATAGTTGATATGACTAGAGACAGAAAAACCCGCGAACAACACAAAGATAAGAGAAGAGATTTTGATAGGAAAAGAGACGAGAAAGTCCGCCTTAGAGAGGAAGgagggaaaagagaagaaactcGAAGAGACGACAGATCTTCACGAAAAACTAACGAAAGGCAGAAAGAAGATACGAGAAAAGACGAATCCAATAGAAAAGCAGACGATGATCAACAGAGACGTAAAGATTTATCAAGAAGAGACGAGACACGGAAAAGAGAATCAGACAGACG aGAAGAGAACCGAAAACGAGAGCAGCCCATCCGTCATGGTTCAAAAACTCATAACAACGAGGCGAAAAATTCAGATAGCAAGAGCCGCGACAGGCTGGAAAGTCGCGAACGCCAAGACAGCCGAGATCGTCACATTAGTCACGATCGACGCAGTCGTGACAGATTATCGAGCAGAGAGCCTCGCCGTCATGCTAGTCGCGACAAGAGGGATAGTAAAAGCAAAGATCGATATGGAAATAGAGATCGACATGATGGTAGTCGCGATCGACGAGACGCCCGGTATCACGACCATCGAATTGAAGATCGGTCTCGCAGTACCGCAAGAAGATCACGTAGTCCTACTCGAACCAGATCGGAAAGAGAACGAAACGATCGATATAAGAGGTCCAGGTCTCCTTCTCGAAGTCGCAGAGATCGAGACAAGCAACAAGTCAGGGATCATG GTCTCAAGGTAGAACATTCGGATAGCTCGAGCGAAGAGGACATCAAAGATATCGATatcgaggaagaagaagatgaagaagcTATTATAGAACGTCGACGAAAACAAAGAGAAGAATTGCTCAAA AGACTAAGTGGACCAAATGAAGATTCAAATATGTCTGCCGACATCAATGTCGCGGGTTCTCCAGAAAGCCAATCtaatatatcacaaaaatcTGTAGAGATGCCATCCCATAACAATGAATCCGTTTTGGAGAGCCATACTCCACCACTGCCCACAGAGAAACTAGAGTCTCCGCCTCCAGCCAAAAAGAGAAAGTCTAGATTCGAGGATACGTCGTTAAATGAGTCTGACAAAACGGGGAACATCAAGACATCTGAAAGGTTTAAACAGGAAGAAAAGCAAACTTCAAAAAAATCCAATGAATGGGACATGTTTGCGGAAGCAGATAATATCGGAGATTTTAAT AGCCCTACACTTGAAGGAAAACGTCAAGGAGGACCTGACAATCCTAGTTTAACAGATAATTGGGACGACGCCGAAGGATATTATCG AGTGCGCGTTGGAGAAACGCTAGATGCGCGATACGTAGTCTATGGATATACGGGACAAGGAGTATTTAGTAACGTAGTGAGAGCAAGAGACAGCGCTAGAGGAAATTTGGACGTAGCTGTGAAGATTATAAGAAACAATGAAATAAT GCATAGAACTGGTTTAAAGGAGCTAGAAATTCTTAGAAAGCTGAACGACGCTGATCCAGAGGATAGATTTCACTGCTTGCGTCTATTCAGGCATTTCTTTCACAAAAATCATTTGTGTATGGTTTTCGAACCTTTAGCTATGAATTTAAGAGAA GTTTTAAAGAAGTATGGCAAAGACGTTGGCTTACACGTTAAAGCGGTAAGGTCGTATACGCAGCAACTTTTTCTAGCACTAAAGTTATTAAAGCGTGCGAATATTCTACATGCTGACATCAAACCGGATAATATTCTAGTCAGTGAAAGCAAACTAGTGCTGAAACTCTGTGATTTTGGTTCCGCATCGCACGCCCACGAAAATGAAATAACACCATATTTAGTTTCAAGATTTTATCGTGCGCCCGAAATTA TTCTTGGTATACCATATGATTTTGGTATTGATATGTGGTCCGTGGGATGTACCATATACGAACTATATACGGGAAAAATCATGTTTTCGGGAAAAACGAATAACCAAATGTTAAAGTACTTCATGGATCTAAAAGGCAAAATGCCAAACAAGCTAATTAGAAAAGGATCATTCAAGGATCAGCATTTTGACAGCAACTGCAATTTTCTGTATCACGAGGTTGATAAAGTTACGGAACGG GAAAAAATCGTCGTAATGTCAACATTACCAGCGACTCGCGATCTCAGCGCAGAACTCGGTGGAAACTCTTTACCACCGGAACAAAATCGCAAAGTTGGACAACTCAAGGATTTACTGGAACGAACATTGATGTTGGACGCAGGGAAGAGAATCACTGTGAATCATGCTCTGGCGCATCCCTTTATACAAGAAAAGATATAG